Below is a window of Acanthochromis polyacanthus isolate Apoly-LR-REF ecotype Palm Island chromosome 15, KAUST_Apoly_ChrSc, whole genome shotgun sequence DNA.
GTCGTCGCCGGTGTGGCTCCGCGGCATGGCATCACCGGCGCAGGCGTGGAGTGCGCTGGAGGACCGGCAGACTCTCACATGTAGCCGAGCGCTCCGTAGGGTGTTTGGCTGCTCAGACTTTAACTGTTCCACTCAGTGAACCGAAGAGTTAAACGTCTAATCTGATCTCATCCCGTCATTCTGATCGGGAACATCCGCGGTCCGGTTTGGACACTTTGTCGCAAAGCTGGAGAGGACTCGGGTTATGAAGGATTTGATCCATCGAGACATTTGGCGGGGGGGAGGGCTCTCCCACCCTCCCACActctctcccttcctccctcagATCACTTTCTCTCGCCGTCTTGCTTCTTTCTGTCAGAGCGCGCGGAGCTGCCGGTGCTGCTCCGGTCCACCGGTTCTCTTTTACGCATCGGACGGAGACGGACGCAGCACCTCAACGTGGAGCAGGAGACTCTGTTGGGGTTTTATCGGTGATTTTCATTGTGACTGATGAATGTTGACTGAAGACACGTTAAGAGACGCCAAAGCAGCGACGAGTCCGGTTTTATTACGCACATGAAGAAACGCTCCAAACGAGTTTATTTAGAATGAAAAGGTCAAAACGCTGCTTTTATCTCATACAAATCTTCTTCTGGCTATATTTTAGTCTGCTTCATTAAAACTTTAtctgtaaataaattaaaaccagAACTATAATTTGACTTTATAACTGGTGGATCAGAGTTTCAGTGAAGTGCAGCAGCAGATAAAAACTATTTCCACCAGGAACCGAACACCTTTTCTGATTGTGTTGGTAATAGCTGCGTCACTCTCCTCCCCACCGACCAACCACGTGACCTCACTGTTTTTACTACGTCTTTCCAATCCGACAGATTTAATAGGCCTTGAAACTGCAAAAAgttaagatttttttaacatgagCTGTTAAAGTTTATCAGTTTATGCATAAATTCAACTGAGTTAATGAATCATCGATGTGAAAATGCCCCACATACACATATAAAGTGGTTGTTTctacaaataaaagacacaaagaagtCACCAGGAACAATATTAAGAGAAAAGTTGATCTACAAAAGCATAAATATTTGAATTCAATACAGGATGTCTGAGGGTTTTACTGCATTATATTCCATTATAATCAGAATTTAGTGTTTTCTTTATATAAGTAAAGACATTTTCAGCATAAATTAAAggatcaaaagaaacaaactggGGCATAAAATTTCACCAGAAcgcagaaaatgaaaactttgATACCAAGAAATCACCTTTAACTCCAGCTTCATGTTCAAAGAAAAGTTAAAGAACTTTTTCTAACACAGAAACAGTTTAACTGATGATTCTCAGTGCCCAGCACACCGAAGTTgaattatttgttgttatttttaattgaccctaattctcctcctcctgtcttcagTTGCGGTTTGCTTTAGTATTTTATGGCATTGAAGAGTAGAAGtattattagcattagctttaTTATTAGCATTAGTAGTACAATCACTTTTATTGCCATGGAGGTTTCCACATACAAGAAATTTGACTTGATGTATGATATTAAACACTGACagaaagtacataaaaacaaacaaacaagtgtcacaagtcaaacaaacagcaagtGTACCAAATCcaaatgattataagtaatgAAAAGTAGTAAAAATACTTCTAGTATTCAGGATTTATCCATTTGTTGCTACTAATTTTAGCCTGTTGCTTTCATAATGagctgattattattatttatagtaGTGACAGAAGGAGCAGTCACAGATCTGGTCTTCCATTAACCCTTCCTAACCCTATAACCCAAATgtaggaaaaaataataaaaaagatgtGATTCTGCAACAGTAATTTTACAgggttaataaataaatagctttattattattataatatttatttCTCCTGTTGTGATACAAGTCTGACCTCTAGTGGTCACATGTTGGGATTACAGGTGTAACAGCagctttacataaaaaaaatgagtcacTGAATATCTGGAGGCTACGTTTCTACCTTAAATGCATCCAATTTTATATCATATTTGGATGttactattatttattattaatccATATAGGTTATTGTGTTATTGATGGTTTAATTTGGTTACTCTCAGGTGTCTAATACTTTAACTAGATGTTAGATGTtgtttattcacattttcacGTGTAGTAGTATTTTTCTactatgcttttttttttttttgcactgttgtGAATTTGTTATAGAGATAATTTGTTTGGTTCTTATTCCCATCATGCTGGATGGCCTTTATATTCTGTCTTTTACTGGTTCTGTCAGGATCAGATGAAGTGATTGCGGTTTTTAAGAACACCAAGGACAAAGAGGCATGTTTTATAATTACATTGGGACGTTAATTAGAGGTGGAAATATGGAGAAAAGATGGACAGAAGGTGGGGAGAtgtggtgagagagagagagatagcgagagagagaaagagagagagagagaactagGATTAGGTCTCTGCTCCAGGCTGGACTGGATTACGGAGCGCAGTTTTCCGGTGCGCTCGCGGTGTGCGCTTTTCTCAACACGACCTCTTCCTGACCAGAATCCCGGTGGAAACACAGATTGACCCACAGGAGACGCATCCCCCTCTGATCCTGGACCTACTGTAGCTGGATGGAAACATGGCCGACGTGCCGCAGATCGTCAAAATCGGGATTTCCCTGAAGATGCTGCCCAACAACACGGCGGTTTACTTCAAGTCCGACGGCGCGCGGTTCGGACAGACGCGGACCATCAAGCTGCTGACCGGGTCCAAGTACAAAATCGAAGTGGTGGTTAAGCCGGGAGCGGTGGAGGCCACGTAGGTAGACACGGATTACCGTCACCTGAACGCAGCGCACAGAAACGCCTCATTCTGGAAGGCAAAAAACCAAACTCGGGTCATCTTAGTGCGCGAGTTTAGTGTGGAAAAagcctcagaaatcacagctTCAGCTTCATTCGCAGCAGGAATGTGGAGATTTTCGTGCGTAAAGTTCCAGATAAAGCAGATTTTGTGGCGTCTCTTTAATATTCCAGTCTGTGGTGGGATTACAATAACGTTATTGTATTTTAATCTGCCTCTAGTTTAAtgtaaaaacctaaaaaatatCCTGAGATTCTGTTCAGAGGACAGCATGTGCATGTCCTCCAGAGCAGCCCTAATTAGATCTAGACGGTTAATTACAACAGCACAGATGAAGctgaatcactgaaaacattGGCACGCAGGTTCCAATGCTGCGTTCAGGTACAGTGGGATTTTACTAAACTCTGAGCTGCAGGGGAAACCAACTCAAAaagctaagataagataagataatcctttattattccccgtgtccggggaaatttcccatgttacagcagcatacatcatacagtaGAGTAACAAtagcaacagtaaacaacaatataataataatcataataataatcacaatatGTCCAGGAGTGTAGGAAGGGAaaggtggcttatggaatgatgtgaagtacaGAGAAACTatgcagattatgtggtaagGGATTGTGTGAAgcagtccatttttgagtaaacGTCAGCAAGTGATGCTGGTGTTATAAAGTCtaatagcagatggaatgaatgattTGCGATAGCGTTCCGTATTGTAGGTTAAATGTCTCAGTCTCCTACTGAAATTGCTACCTTGAGACTTCACAGTGTCATTCAGTGGGTGGGAGGGGTTgtccctgatggatgtgagctttgccagcatcctcctctcacccacctcctctatggagtccagggaacagtctaGCACAGAACTAGCcctcctcaccagtctgttcagtctctttctgtccctcccAGTGCTCCCTgttccccagcagaccactgcatagaaaacagcagacgctgTTGACGTTGTCCTGTGGGTTATTCCTGCTGATTGGAGCTGGATTTTTAACAGTCTCATTAACTTGTTGAGTGCTCCTGAAAGCCGTAGGACTCcggagttgtttttttcctgcagcaCGTGAAGGCAGCATAAACCTCCCTCCAATTGGCTGTAAATCCAGCCCAGATTAGGACAGCAGAGGGTTTGGGATCTCCTGTGATGATGTAATAATGCTGTACTTCCATCTCCAAACAGGGATCAGAGCAGAGATATCaggatgtaaaataaataaataaaaacatgctgaatcTGGGTCGCACGCCGTCTCGCATGTAGGCCAGGAGGTGTTGAGGTGAATTTAGGGCATGAATCATCACAGACTTATTTCACCTCCTGGTCTGTGACCCCGGGGCCCCATCTGCAGCGAACTAGAGCACTATTTGTCGATATAATTGCTCCATATttgctaaagttgctctacattaaagatgctctatattagttaaagttgctctatgttagctaaggttgctctatattaaagtttttCAACATCAGCTAAGGTTGCTCTATACTAGGTAAACTTGTTCgatgttaaagttgctttacattagctaaagttgctctatattagttaaactTGCCTTATATTGGTTAATGTTGCTCTACataagttaaagttgctctatattaaagttgctctgtattcaTTAAAGTTCCTCTACATTAGTTacagttgctctacattagttatagttgctctatattaaagttgttctatattagtaaaaattgctctatattagttaaagttgctctacattagttaaagttgctctgtattagttaaagttgctctgtattagttaaagttgctgtaaattagttaaagttgctgtaaattagttaaagttgctctatattaaagttgttctatattagttaaaattgctctatattagttaaagttgctctgtagtcattaaagttgctctatattatttaaagttgctgtacgttagttaaagttgctgtgtattcattaaagttgctctatattagttaaagttgctctacatttgtTAAATTTGCTCTTTattcattaaagttgctctatattatttaaagttgctctacatgaaagttgctctatattagtttaAATTGCTCTAAATTAGTTCaagttgctctaaattagttcaagttgctctatgttagttcaagttgctctatgttagttcaagttgctctatgttagttcaagttgctctatattagttgaagttgctctaaattagttaaagttgttctacattagctaaagttgctctgtatgcTTGGacagttcatttgtttttgtttattataaaaACATCTAGTGCTGGATCAAATGTACAGAAAGACAACCACAGCATCAAAACATTAATTCCTGATCAGTCACATTGCCTGTATCAGTCTGAATACATCCGTCCAGCTGTGTGTTTCTGGACACATCTGGTCGTATCAGTATGAAAAGGAATCCTACATTATATTCGTCATCAGGTCTTTTTAATGCCTCTGTGTCGTTGTGTTCCTGCTGCAGGTCGATGAGCATCGGTGGGGTGACCTTCCCTCTGGAGCAGCAGTCTAAAGACCCCCAGTCTGTGGTCTACAGCGGACAGTACGACACAGAGGGAGTAGCTCATACCAAGAGTGGAGAGAGGCAGCCGGTGCAGATCAACATACAGGTGAGGAAGCTCTGGAGGCAAGGAGAAGGCAGGAGAATACAGAAAGAACATTTTACAGCCAggaaatttacattaaataCACTTATTCTCAATATAGACTGGACGTTCTCTTAAGCTGACTTTTTATCTTTATAagaccattaaaaaaaaaagtgtttgatGGGTTCCTCTACATGacctaaagttgctctatattggcgAGAGTCGCTCTACATGAGCTAAAGtcgctctatattagttaaacttgctctaaaatgatttcaaattcAAAGTTCAAGTTGCTCTAAATTTGTTAAAATTGGTCTATATTAACTAGAGTGCTCTATATTAAAATTGccctatattagctaaagttgctctatattagttgaagttgctctatattggctaaagttgttctatattagctaaagttgctctatattcagggttctcgccagctcATTTCAGCGTACcaggccgttacgctgtcagtttaaaagattacgctgtgattagggccgctacgctgttattttgacagataacgccatgtgcgtttgtttttatcgactgggtgcctatctaggttaatttatgtctccccacctccgccgtactttcctgtcgattgacccgttcccgtctaaaattaagagtcgcttccaatctcgggttacaattagcatgtctcggttgtttccgtgatgccatgtttggtgaatagtgacctaaatcacgagcatttggagcatctgtgtgatgctcattggctgacatctgggccggccgctcgcgagatttaatgaaggctattgcgcgtgcgtgcgggaggacctgccgttacgcttttaaaaaatcctggtgagaaccctgataTTAGTTAAAGTTACTAACCACAGAGATCATCCCAGTTGGATTCAAGCTGATTCAGAGATGATACTAACTGCAGTACATATGTTGGGcggtatagctcagtgggtacaGTGGCCGTCTCGCAATCGGAGAGTTGcagtttgatcctcggcccgtcgtgctcatgtcgaggtgtccctgagcaagacaccaaacccctaattggtcctggtgggtcgtggttagcgccttgcatggcagcttctgccatcagtgtgtgaatgggagagattggataaaagcgctatataaatacaaccatttaccatttacataCCATAAACAGCTGGAGAATGCAGGGATAAATCCAAACAGAGTCCAAAATTCACCTGCTAACACTGAGGAAATAAATCCAAAAGCAGAAAAGTAACAAAGCAGCatgaagaagacagaaaatccAGACAGGAAAACATGAGGCAGGTACACGAGGAGGCTAAAGCCAAACAGGAGGTAAACAGACTATTAACACACTGAGAGCTGATTGGAGGGACGAGACAAGTGACTCACCCACACAGGTGATTCTGATCAAATTAGGAGAGAAACGGATAGAAGGAGGAAGTAATataacaataaaagcacaaggACTGGGatctttacaaaataaaacaggaagtaaaaaaaacaaaaacccaaagaCCACAACAAAAGTTAAATATTAACGtaacaaaaaagaccaaaaccaaaacCAGCAATGAACTGATCCTGTGCTGTGCCAGTaaacattcatttaaatatACCGACATGGGGCTCAGTGTGTCTGCTTCACATGTCAAGAAATACTCCCTAAATAATGCACTAGTTTCtcttgtttgagtgtttttaacaaaaattagacattagaaaaagtcatcttgggctttgaaAAACactaattcattcattcatgcattTATGCATATACGTTTCTAACATTTTACTAGCAAAACAACTAACTAAGCAATTGTGAAAAttccagatttattttttaaaatttttttaataaaaggaaaTAACTGTTAGTTGCAGCCGTACTTGCGTGACACTGAAAAACATTATATAAATGCTCATTTTTAACTGTAAGCTCAAAGCTTACTCAGAAGAGGAGCACAAACGCATGTTGGAGCAtcttaaaaatattgtttttgtccGTAAACATTTATATTTGTGAGCGTCTGCTTGTGTCCAGTTTCCACCCCGAGGCCTCTGGATGACTCAGTGTCTGTTTGCATGAATCCATCTGTCCTGTCGTCTGCTTCCCCCTCATTTCACCTTCACATGATTTTACATGAAATAGAGTCGGTCTGTGTGAGTTTCCTGGTCGTCTTTTCACCATCCAGGCCTGTGGAAGACACTGACATctgggtcattccatatcatttcaaccagtggtccccacctgaccctctcagattttgctaagtttttacatacatttaatacattatatatgatgggaaaatccaaaatttgaatgctttattgtcattagtttcaaagttatggccatctgaagtaggtagggggtaccctattattgcagccaaaattaagacttgaaattttcgaccattttcagacttctataacttctgaacaacaaaagatagagatctgaaatcttcagaatcatttcacagtgacctatagtcctcagaaatgtgaaaatataataataataataataataataataataataactgtatttataaagcgctttctgtcaaagtgctgtacacagaaataaaaacagataaataaaaacagataaaaatacaaacaataaaaagagaacaataaaaatagacatcagtaaaaaaacacaatttaggattcatacacacgtggacaaaattgttggtacccctcagttaaagaaggaaaaacccacaattctcactgaaatcacttgaaactcacaaaagtaacaataaataaaaatttattgaaaattaaataatcaaaaacagccattacttttgaattgttgattaacataactatttaaaaaaacaaactaatgaaatagggctggacaaaaatgatggtacctctataaaagattgaaaactatttgaccagagtgacatgattaactcaggtgtgtcatttaattgacatcacaggtgtttccaaactcataatcagtcagtctgcctatttaaagggagacaagtagtcaccctgctgtttggtgaaaaggtgtgtaccacactgaacatggacaacagaaagcgaaggagagaattgtcccaggacatccaaaaaaaattatagacaaacatcttaaaggtaaaggctataagaccatctctaaacagcttgaagttcctgtgacaacagtggctcatattattcagaagttcaagacccacgggacagtagccaacctccctggacgtggccgcaagaggaaaattgatgacaaattgaagagacggatcgttggaattgtatccaaagagcccagagcaacctccaaagaaattaaaggtgaactccaaggccaaggtacatcagtgtcagatcgcaccattcgtcgttgtttgagccaaagtggacttcatgggagacgaccaaggaggacaccactgctgaaaaaaactcataaaaaagccagactagaatttgcaaaaatgcatgttgacaagccacaaagcttctgggagaatgtcctttggacagatgagaccaaactggagctttttggtaaggcacatcaactctatgttcatagactcaaaaaccaagcatacgaagaaaagaacactgtccctacggtgaaacatggaggaggctcagtaatgttttggggctgctttgctgcatctggcacagggtgtcttgaaagtgtgcaaggtacgatgaaatctgaagactatcaaggcattctggagagaaatgtgctgcctagtgtcagaaagcttggtctcagtcacaggtcatgggtcttccaacaggacaacgatccaaaacacacagccaaaaacacccaagaatggctgagagaaaagcgttggactattctaaagtggccttctatgagcccagatctgaatcccattgaacatatgtggaaggagctgaaacatgccatttggagaagacacccatcaaacctgagacaactggagctgtttgctcatgaggagtgggccaaaatacctgttgacagctgcagaacgctcattgacaaatacagaaatcgtttaattgcagtgattgcctcaaaaggttgtgcaacaaaatattaagttatgggtaccatcatttttgtccagccctatttcattagtttgtttttttaaataattatgttaatcaacaattcaaaagtgatggctgattttgattatttaattttcaatacatttttatttattgttacttttgtgagtttcaagtgatttcagtgagaattgtgggtttttccttctttaactgaggggtaccaacaattttgtccacgtgtgtatgtaagAGAAAACAAGTGGGTCTTCAGCTTAGTTTTGAATACATTAATGGACGATGCCTACCTGATTTCAGCAGGCAGACTGTTCCACAATGTAGGTGCCCGGAAAGAAAAAGCCCGTTCCCCCACAGTCTTTTTACAGACCTTTGGGATATTCAggaaatatttactttatatttataattgcatgttacagagaatgacaaagttgcgattttatccatcacgaacttctaaactgctacatttggccacccattgcacaaaaactaatcatcatatccattagagattttatgtggtataatgtggctatctaaggattggatctgtataaaatgaaagtgctatggtatgtaatgcatgaaatatgaacagctaaaaatcaaaaatctctgtccgaccttcggattcaaaggtcagtatcagcatgtgggataggtggtatcaaaaaataaaagacatgtggaattacaggaatttccctaaattttgacaccaagcacaacttgcttctGTAAACCCTTCCATGTTTAATATTCAAACTAATGTGTTTGTGCTTCAGTTCACAGAGGCCGGGACGTTTGAGACGGTGTGGCAGGTGAAATACTACAACTACAACAAGAGGGACCACTGCCAGTGGGGCAACAGCTTCAACAGCATCGAGTACGAATGCAAACCCAACGACACGCGCACGCTGATGTGGGTCAACAAGGAGATGTTTGTGTGACGTCAGACTTCTGAAACGATCCTTCAGGTTCTGCTTCCTCTGGCGGAACGTAAACACCTGCAGTCACGGTGATTCGGTCTGTTTGTGGTGAAAATACAAAAGCGAACGTGAAAATGGAACGTAGCGTCCTCATTTTGTTTTGagatgaatatttttttcacgTACTGTTCGGTCGTCACCCTCCAGTGTGATCAGATTAATGTGCAGtactgtgtgtgagtgtgtgtttatctacactgtaaaaaaaaagaagttgtttTTACGGTGAAATTCCAGCAGCTACGATAAAGAAACATATCGACattgttgattttagggttaaaaaaCCTGCTTCATTCTGTATtttgctgcaaaaataaaagctttaacctttaaaagtttgaaaatttacattaaaataccATATAAAATAACTTTTAAGTCAAacttataaatattacagcatttttccatcatcagcacaacagttagtgcatttaacattaaatatgtgtattttttttagcaaaaattgCGGTTAAAGAGGTCATATATATTAAAGCATATGTCCATTGttaacacaaaagtacatcAATCTAACCGGTacacactgtatttttttttacatgaaataaatatagaaatttttgcttgttataaatattgcagcacaataatgtttacatttaagTGGAACAAACTGGATTCTTTTTgcgaattaaatgcaaaaattagtGTGTTATccatattaaatcatttttttcatttaaaactgtgcaggagtcgggaaatgtattttttcaagagaaaaaaaaatctaaaaaacactCTTTTCTTCAGTGTTATATAAACGgcatcaaactgttttagagtttac
It encodes the following:
- the cnrip1b gene encoding CB1 cannabinoid receptor-interacting protein 1b, whose translation is MADVPQIVKIGISLKMLPNNTAVYFKSDGARFGQTRTIKLLTGSKYKIEVVVKPGAVEATSMSIGGVTFPLEQQSKDPQSVVYSGQYDTEGVAHTKSGERQPVQINIQFTEAGTFETVWQVKYYNYNKRDHCQWGNSFNSIEYECKPNDTRTLMWVNKEMFV